The following proteins are encoded in a genomic region of Montipora foliosa isolate CH-2021 chromosome 10, ASM3666993v2, whole genome shotgun sequence:
- the LOC137973034 gene encoding uncharacterized protein, translated as MLSKAKRSLEIERDSSPKRRKSSGYSPHWKFWLLSNYEYSEDSLTFTNDIIKHSQTEKANREWSNSLSTNSVGCIVTDIWGAKVKFVKRGPRNARQSGYLNLKRVTPSLTAAAKVKEMALQLDDVSLPQGWTGEADNAYRFSFFRREKREFRGERLSLEMLVELPHNEASCRPIYKIRSHGCVVDLGSVLRIDETKGAPLAEEISLILQYLNSVPICLGFILEEDQSITSLSHYTVGQLTDLLDPAKRPETRVYSGCCQVLSNYGENCRNCGRLKSVNSQNQKHRSKRKSITPQCNKRFLSREELLEELREEQQKRRNAEVRENYWREKFDSEAIGVDKEDHADNT; from the exons ATGTTATCAAAGGCAAAGAGATCGCTTGAAATTGAACGTGATTCCTCTCCGAAACGCCGCAAAAGTTCGGGATATTCCCCACATTGGAAATTCTG GCTTCTATCCAATTACGAATACTCAGAGGATAGCCTGACCTTTACAAACGACATAATCAAGCATAGTCAGACAGAGAAGGCAAATCGAGAGTGGTCAAACTCGTTGTCGACTAACTCAGTTGGTTGTATCGTAACGGATATTTGGGGTGCAAAAGTTAAGTTTGTAAAACGCGGCCCACGTAATGCTCGTCAAAGTGGGTATTTAAatttaaagagggtaacacCAAGCCTCACTGCTGCAGCAAAAGTAAAAGAGATGGCTCTACAGCTGGATGATGTGTCATTGCCCCAAGGGTGGACGGGAGAAGCTGATAATGCATACCGTTTCTCCTTCTTCcgaagagaaaaaagagaatttaGAGGTGAGCGTTTGAGCTTGGAAATGCTGGTGGAACTACCCCATAACGAGGCCTCCTGTAGGCCGATTTACAAGATCAGATCCCATGGTTGTGTGGTTGATTTGGGTTCAGTACTAAGAATTGACGAGACAAAAGGTGCACCACTAGCAGAAGAAATCTCATTGATCCTGCAATACTTGAACAGCGTCCCCATCTGCTTAGGATTTATTCTTGAAGAAGATCAATCCATTACCAGCCTTTCCCATTACACAGTTGGTCAACTAACCGACCTTTTAGACCCAGCAAAGCGGCCAGAGACAAGAGTATATTCAGGGTGTTGTCAAGTCCTTAGCAATTATGGAGAAAATTGCAGAAATTGTGGGAGGTTAAAAAGTGTTAACTCCCAAAACCAAAAGCACCGTTCAAAGAGGAAGTCCATTACACCTCAATGCAACAAGCGGTTTCTTTCGAGAGAGGAGTTGCTTGAAGAACTAAGGGAAGAGCAACAAAAGAGAAGAAATGCGGAAGTGAGGGAAAACTATTGGCGAGAGAAATTCGATAGTGAAGCTATAGGGGTTGACAAGGAGGACCATGCTGATAACACATAG